One stretch of Oncorhynchus tshawytscha isolate Ot180627B linkage group LG21, Otsh_v2.0, whole genome shotgun sequence DNA includes these proteins:
- the stard15 gene encoding START domain-containing protein 10, translating to MCTTSQGGNKKMPVQIPDDTDFTSFKEQCENQEGWTARYNKGNVTVWCRDEECKTIQKLKMRIVCKDVTAETLYDVLHDTSYRKNWDSNMIDTHDIGRLTVNADVGYYSWKCPSPLKNRDFITMRSWLPLGNDYLIINYSVKHPQYPPRKDCVRAVSLLTGYLIQSNKENSSTLYYLTQVDPKGSLPKWVVNRASQFVAPKAMKKIYKACQKYPEWKRKHNPNLKPWIYPEQNTLPCINVSDLVLQRADSLENIDESRLTEEKQARHSDDEET from the exons ATGTGTACCACATCACAAGGAGGGAACAAGAAGATGCCCGTTCAGATACCAGACGATACAGACTTTACCTCTTTCAAGGAACAATGTGAAAACCAGGAAGGATGGACAGCGCGCTACAACAAGGGAAACGTGACGGTGTGGTGCAGGGATGAAGAGTGTAAAACGATCCAGAAACTAAAG ATGAGGATAGTGTGTAAGGACGTGACTGCCGAGACCCTTTACGACGTCCTTCATGACACCAGCTACCGGAAGAACTGGGACAGCAACATGATCGACACCCACGACATCGGCAGGCTCACTGTCAACGCAGATGTTGGATattactcct GGAAGTGTCCGAGTCCCCTGAAGAACAGGGACTTTATCACTATGAGATCGTGGCTTCCTCTGGGCAACGACTACCTGATCATCAACTATTCTGTCAAACACCCG CAATATCCACCCAGAAAGGACTGCGTGAGAGCAGTGTCTCTGCTGACAGGATACCTGATTCAGTCCAACAAAGAAAACTCCTCCACTCTCTATTACCTGACGCAGGTCGATCCCAAAG GTTCCCTTCCCAAGTGGGTGGTGAATAGAGCGTCTCAGTTCGTAGCACCGAAG GCCATGAAGAAGATCTACAAGGCCTGTCAGAAGTATCCAGAGTGGAAGAGGAAGCACAACCCTAACCTGAAGCCCTGGATTTATCCCGAGCAGAACACCTTACCGTGTATTAACGTGTCTGACCTTGTACTACAGAGAGCCGACTCACTGGAGAACATTGATGAGAGCCGCCTGACGGAGGAGAAACAAGCACGTCACAGCGATGACGAAGAGACCTAG